CGGGCGATCTGCTTGAGCGCCGAGGTCTTGTAACCCAGATTCTCCCCGGTGATCGCGGGCAGACGCTCCGTCAACTCCCGCCAACAGGCCGCCGCCGCCGTCGCATCCCCCATCTGTTCCAATGCGTTGCCCAGATTGATGTAGGGGGGATAAAAATCGGGTTGCAAGGCAATGGCCTGCTCGAATACCCCGCGGGCACCCAACGGATCCCGGGCATTGAGCAGCACCACCCCCAGATTGTACAGAGCAAAATGGGCTTGGGGATCCCCCGGGTGGGTGGCCAACCAGCCCCGGTACAGCCCGATGACCTCTTCGACCCGACCCGCACCCAGCATGGGATCGGCCTGACCGATCAACTCCACCAGATTCATCTCTTGGTGCATCCCGACACTCCCCAATAGTTTCAAACGATCAAACCCCAAATCCTGCCCAGCCCCCTGACTTCATTAACGAACCCATAAGCCAAAGAAACATGATACCCGCGTCACCAAAAGTCAAAGACAAATTGCTCCCCGAGCTTTGCACATTCCGGGCCTCCATCCTTGGCCTGAAAAAAAACATACCAATTTCAGATTGAGTTCAGATCAAGGCCGTATCCTGATCACTGCCCTCCCTATGGGCCTGACTTTAAAACAACACACACGTTTCATAACCAACTCAAAAAAAGGGCCATACCATGTCCATTTCATTACACAAAGGAGACACCTTCCAACTGGGCGAAGAAAACGGAGTACCCCTCAAACGGATCACCCTGGGACTCGGCTGGGATGTCGCTCCCCCAAAAAAAGGATTGATGCGTTTTCTGGCAACGAATGACACCATCGACCTGGACGCGTCTTGCATCCTGTTCGATCAAAACGGTACGATACAGGATGCGGTCTGGTTCGAGCAGTTGCACAGCCTGGACGGTTCGATTCGCCACACCGGCGACAACATCACCGGCGCCGGGGACGGAGACGACGAACAAATCGTGGTGGACCTGTGCCAAGTTCCGTCGTCGATCAAGGCGTTGGTGTTTGTGATCAACAGTTTCAGCGGTCAAAATTTCGACCGGATCGCCAATGCTCACTGCCGACTGCTCGATCGGGACCAGGACCGGGAAGTGGCCCGCTACCAGCTCGACAGCCAAGGCGCCCACACCGCCCTGATCATGGCACAACTGTACCGCGATGGCGCGGAATGGAAAATGCTCGCCATTGGCTCGCCCGCCCGTGGCAAAACGTTTCACGATTTATTGCCGTCCCTCGTTCAACACCTCCAATAAGGAAAAAGATCCATCATGGAAGTACCTGCCATCGGTTTCCCAGTGATCATTCAGATGATCCTGGTTGGCGTGATCGCCTTTTACATGGTGACCGACATCCACGCCCACCACCAGAACCGTCTGATGAGTCTCAAGGAAGCCACCTTCTGGTTCATTTTTTGGGTGATCGGCGCGTTGTGTTTCGCCGCCTTCTTGTGGTTCAGCTATGATCCGGCCTATGCCAAGCTCTTCTTGGTGGGATTCGTGCTGGAAGAATCGTTATCCTTCGATAACGTCATGGTCTTCATGGTGATCTTCTCGTCGTTCAACATACGGGATCAATTGCTGCGGCGGGTACTGTTCTACGGCATTCTGGGAGCCTTGCTGTTCCGGTTGATCTTTGCCGCCGTGGGCACCGCGCTTTTTGCCGCTTCTCCCTGGGTGGGCATGGCCTTCGCCGCGGTGGTGGGCTGGACCGCCTGGAAAATGGTGACCGCCGGCGAGGGGGATGAATCCTTGCACGACTACTCCCAGCACTGGTCCGTGCGCATGACCGAACGGTTTCTGCCGGTCTATCCCCGTCTGCATGGTCAGGCGATGTTTCTGACCGGCGCCGAAATCGAACCCCTGCGCCACCAGGATCCCTCCATCCGGATACCGGCCCATGCCAAGGTTTTGGCCACTCCGGCCTTTTTATGCACCCTGGTGATCCTGTTCACGGATATTCTGTTCGCCTTCGACTCCGTGCCCGCGGTGATCGCCGTCACCAAGGAGCCGGTGCTGGTCTGGAGCGCCATGATCTTCGGTGTCATGGGATTGCGGGCCATGTTCTTCATTCTCTCCGGACTGATGAAATACCTCGTCCATCTGGACAAGGCGATCATCGGACTGTTGTTCTACATCGCGGCCAAACTGGCCATCGAGGCGGGCAATACCATCTTCCATTGGCCCGGCCTGCACATCTCTCCCGGCCAAAGCATGATCGTGGTCTTTTCGATTCTGGGACTGGGTGTGCTGGCCTCCTGGATCTTCCCGGCCCCCAAAGAAGAGTAGGATTCCACATTCCCGCCTGACCCGGGGGTTGCCAAGGCGTGGCGCGAACGATTAACATGAATCCGTTTCGCGCCACGCCAACCTTCCGGAGCCCATCCCATGCCCATCTACCCTTTCGAGGGCATCCTGCCGCAAATCGACCCGAGCGCTTTCGTGCATCCGGAAGCCGTGGTCATCGGGGATGTTCACATCGGGCCGGAAAGTTCCATTTGGCCGGGAACGATCATTCGTGGCGATGTCAACCCGATCCGCATCGGCGCCTGGAGCAACATCCAGGACGGCTCAATCCTGCACGTCACCCGTCCCACCCCATCCCGACCCAACGGCATCCCCCTGATCATCGGCGACCGGGTGATCATCGGCCATCACGTCAATCTGCACGCCTGCCACCTGATGGATGACTGCATGATCGGCATCGGCGCCATCGTGCTGGACGGGGCGGTGGTGGAAAGTACCGCCATGGTGGGCGCCGGCTCCCTGATTCCCCCCGGCAAACGGGTGAGCGCCGGCACCCTCTGGATCGGCTCCCCCGCCAAACCCCTGCGCCCGCTCAGCCCCGAAGAACAAGACGCCATGCGGGCCACGATGGAGAGTTATCGGGGGTTGGCGAAAAGACACATGGCGAGCCTGCACCACACCTGAAATCCCCCCCATGACCTTCCCCCAAACCCTTGGCCGCTGGCGCCTCCTGACACCCGAAGGACAAGAGAGCCGACGGGGCATTCTGCGGGGCGTGGATCCAGAGAATGGGCGCATCGTGGCCATCAAGACGCTGCCCTTCCACCTGCGGGAAAGAGAAGAGCGGGATGCGCGCATTGCACGACTGCAACACGAAATCAAAATGGCCGCGCTGTTGTCCCATCCCAACATCGTCAAGCTGATCGATCATGGAGAAGAGGAAGGCATCCCCTATCTGGTACTCGACTGGTATCCGAGCGCGACCCTGCGGGATCTGATTGCCAAAGGTCCGCGGCCCGGCCCGGTGCGGGCGTTGGAACTGCTGCGCCAGACCCTTTCCGGGCTGGAACACATCCATGCCTCCGGGTTGGCCCATGGGGATCTCAAACCGGCCAATCTGCTGCTGACCCCGGATGGAGAAATCCGCATCACCGATTTCGGCGCCGCCCGGCAACTGGCCTCCGGCGGCGTCACCCCCTCCCCGGCCCTGGTGACCGGCACCCACGGGTACATGCCCCCGGAACAGATCATGGGCCAAAAAATCGACCGCAGGGCCGATCTGTTCGCCGCCGGAGTGATCCTCCACGAACTGCTTTTCGGACGTAAACCCTTCACCGGCTCCGATACCTGGGAGATCACCCGGCAAATCCTCACCGCCGAACCGATCCAGCCGATGTCGGGAGATCCCCTGCTGCCGGCCCCTCTGGCCGCGGTGCTGCAAAAGGCCCTGGCCAAACGTCCCCGTGACCGCTTTCAAAGCGCCACCGAGTTTCTGAGCGCCTTGCAGGCCGCGTCCACCGGCTGAAGGCCGAACCCAATCTAAATCCCCCCCATGGTCCGTTCGGCGATGCGCCGCATCAGGGGCAACTCGTGCATGGGACGATCCCGGTAAAGTTCCCGGGCCAGCACGGCGAAATGAAAATCCAATCCCTCCATGAGCCGCCCCTTGGCGTTTTGTTCCCGCAACCAAAAGGCGGTCCAGACGCACCGTTCGGCCCAGATTTCCCGGTTCGGTTCACAAAACAGCTCCAGCACCCGCCGCACCAGCCGTTCCCGTCCCTTCAGGCGGGTTTTCTCCATGAAGTCCACCACCTCCTGACTCTCTTCAAACCAGGAATCGGTGATCCGGGAGGTATCGCTCCAGGAGTCGCTGGTGTGGACAATCCGCTCCACCGTACCAGTGTCATCGGTCAAAAGTTTCTCCTCGCCGATCAAGCGTTCCACCAGCAGCCGTCCATCCAGCCGCTCCGGAACCCAGCCCGTGGCCGTGATGGCCTCGGCCAGTTGCAACAGTCCCATCGAGGGAGGATCCCCCCTCTCCAGACCCACCGCCAAGTGATGCCGAACGGCGGCATGCAAGAAATTCCGGGTCACATCCAGAAAAAACTCCTGACGCCCCACCTGACGAAACGTGGCGGAAGCTTCGCTACGGGAAATCAACGGGGTCAACCAGACATCGACGATTCCCATGCCCTGCTTCATCAACACCCCGCCGATGCGGGATTTTCCGGGCTTGACCGGCATGGAGAGCAACAGCGACTGCGCCCCCACGCCATCCATGCGGGAGCATTGCAACCCCTGCACCGTCAACCCTTCCGACCAACTGGCGCACTCCACTCCCTTGATCCGGGCGGCCTTGATGAGGGCATCCAATTGTTTGCGTTCCGGTTCCGGCAGCCAGTTGCGAATCACGATCAAACGACGCAGCGCCGTCGGGGTCAGGGAACGGACATTCCTGAGCAGCCAATGCAACGCCTCGCGCCGCACGCTCTCTTCGGCGTGCAGACACAAAACCACCACCGCATCCTTCATGCCCGGCAAAGTCGAACAGGCAAACTCCCCGATCAGGGCCGATTGGGCCTCCAGGGGAAGGGCGCGGGTCATCTGGGATAACGTTTCACCGATGGAGAAAGGATCCCCCTCATGTTCGTTGACCAGATTCTCGAACATGGAATCGATCTGATTGCGGGTCGGCAACTCCTCGGGAGCGGTATGGTGCATGATCCGATGTTCGTAAATCTCCAAAAGCTCTTTGGATGGCTCCAGCCTGGCCTCGGACAACGATTCGACGATGCCGGCCAGCAACTGCGGCGGCATGGGATCGGACATGGCCCGCCGCACCACCATGGACTGAAACTCCCGATCCAGTTCCATGGCCCACTCGAAACGGCGTTCCAGGCCGAACCGTATGTTACGCAAGGCGTGGGACAGCAACATGAGATAAGCGGTCACCAGATAGTCATCCGGCTTCTCGCTATCGGAATAGGCCTCGGCAAGCAGATGCAGCAGATCGAACACCAAAATGGGATAACGCTCGAAGCTCTCCATGGCCTCCCGTGAAATCATCGCGGGCCGTTCCTTGGCGATCTCCCGGGCGATCTGGGCGCCGAAACGACGCAATCCTTCCATGGGGGTGTCCCCTTCCCAATTCCACCCCTCGGACACGACCTTCTCCTCATGTCCCGGACGCATGCTCCATTCCCAGGCGCGATTCACCGCGCGGATCAACACCTTGCCATTGTCGATCCGACCCGACTCCTGCAAAAACCAAAAAAAAGCCACCAGCACCGGCGGCATGGCGATCAGCAGGCTCTCGGACAACTCCGACGGCAACCCTTCCCGACAGCACTGTTCCACGGTACCCGCCGTCCATTTTCCCGGCATGCGCCCATGCGCCCGATGCATCGCCCCCACAAACGCCTCGATGATCCGGGCACACCCCCGCTTCTGGGTGGCGGTCAGCACCCCATAAGGGCCACTCAGCACAAATTCTCCGATCCATCCCTTGATCCGATCCCGCAGCAACTCCACATCCGGACCCCAATCACCTGTCATCATGAAGGTTGCATCCCCTCGTTGTGAATCCATGCCAAACGTCCATGAATGACCAGGAACGCGATGGACCGCGAAAATTGCTTGCTTATGGCGATTCAGCCAGACAAAATATTGACATTTTCCACGCCTGCGCGTCAATCCAAGTCCTCCATCCACCCCAACCCCTTCAACCCGGCGCCTTGATAAACACCATGCACAGCCCATCCGCCACCTTGAACCAGATCCGCACCCGCATTGCCGCCGCCTGTGGCCGGAGGGGTCGGGATCCGTCGCAGGTCCGGCTGGTGGTGGTCTCCAAGACCCGCTCCGCCGACGCAATCCGCCAGGTGGCCGCCTGCGACCAGAGGTTGTTCGCGGAAAACCGGGTGCAAGAGGCCCGGGACAAACTGCCCCAAATCGCCGATCCCAGACTGGAATGGCACCTGATCGGACCGTTGCAACGCAACAAGGTCAAGGCGGCCCTGGAAATTTTTCACATGATCCACACCGTAGACTCCCTGGAACTCGCCGAGGAGATCTCGAAACGGGCCGAAAAAATTCGTCCTTTTCCGGTGCTGATGCAAATCAACGTGGGAAGGGAGCCGCAAAAATCCGGCATTCTGCCCGAAGAGGCCCTGCCTTTGGCCCGGGCCATGGCGGCCTTGCCCGGCATCACCTTGCGCGGCGTGATGACCATTCCCCCCTTCAGTCCCGAGGCCGAAGAGACCCGCCCCTGGTTTCAGGCCCTGTCCCGGCTGAAAAACGAAATCGCCCAGGCCAAGATCGACGGCGTGAGCATGGACGAGCTTTCCATGGGCATGAGCCATGACTACGAAATCGCCGTGGAAGAAGGGGCAACCCTGGTTCGCATCGGCAGCGCCGTCTTCGCGCCGACCTGACAAAACCCAACCAACGGATGCCCTGCACATGCCAGACGCGAACCTCGCCGCCGCGCTCACACGATTCCGGGCTGTTGTCCCGATTCTGGGGGCGTGCCTGTTGCTGACTCCCCTCACCGCCCTGGCCGACAACACCCTGGACACCACCTTGAAATCCGCCAGCGAGGCTTTGGCCCGGGATGCCCTGGAAGAGGCGGAACAACTCAACGGACAGGTGATCAACGACTCGGAGGCCACCCGACTCCAACGGGCCAACGCCTTCGCGGGACGCTGCGCCACCCGCTACAAACAGGGATTGAGCACACGCAATCCAGCCATGATCACCCAGGCCATCAGCGATTGCGACCGGGCGTTGGAATTGAAATCCGATCTGCATCCCGCCTATCGCATCCGGGGTGCGGCCCTGTTGAGCGCCGGACACGCGGATCGGGCCGCCGAGGATCTCGGGGTGGCGGTGGCGTTGAATCCGGAAGATCATCTTTCCTTTCAGAACCGGGCCCTGGCCCTGGCCAAACTGGGACGGGGCAAGGAGGCCATGGCGGAACTCGACGCCGCCATCCGCCTCAAGCCCGATCACCCCTGGAGCTACTACAACCGAGGACGTCTGCGCATCGCCCAGGGGGATTACGAGACCTCCATCGACGACTTCATCGCCTTCATCCGGTTCAAGCGGGATCACGAGGAGGTCTATCGGCTCCGGGGCATGAGCCGGCTGCTGATCGGCATGCCCCAACAGGCGGTGGCGGATTTTTACGAGTCGTTGCGTCTGCGTCCGACCAACAACCCAGATGCCCTGCTGGCCCGGGGCATGGCCTTTTTCCTGCTGGAACGCTTCGCCGAGGCGGAACAGGATCTCGCCCAAGCCCTGCCCCTGCAATCCGGTCACGTGGAAACCCGTCTGTGGCTGTATCTGACCCGGCTGCGGCTTGGCAAAAGAGATCGTGAGTTGCTGACCGATCCTTCGGTGCCCAAGGACCAGAAAAACTGGCCGGAAATCCTGATCCCGGTTTTTCTCGGCACCATTCCGGCGGAACAGGGGCTGGAAGCGGCCCGGGCGGGAGAGGATCCGGTGGCCAGCCGCCTCCGGGAAAATCTGACCCTGCTGCTGCTGGGATACAAAGCCCGTGGCGCGGGCAACGAAGCCGAAGCAACCCGCTGGCTGGAAACCATCGTGGCCAGTCAGGAGCGGGAAGCCCCCTATTATCAACTGGCCCGTCAGGCTTTGCGTCACTCTCCCACGGCGAGCAACACCGAAACCCCACCGGCATCCTCCCAGCCGGTCCGGGCCACAGCCCGTGGCGCAGAAAAACCGAATCCGCCCCCTGCCCCGGCTCAACAGGCCCGCACTCCGCCGGAATCCCGGGCCGCGCTTTCAACCCCGGAGAGTGCCGCGCCACGCTCTCAACCCGCGCCGGAAGCCAAAGCCGCTCCCACCGCTCCGGATTCCAAGACCGCTTCAGAGGCTGACGCACCGCGCACACGACCAACTCCGGATCCCAAAGCCGCTTCAGAGACGACCACGCCACGCGCACGCACCGCAACAGAGGCCAAGGCCGCTTCCGCCGCTTCAGAAACAGCCGCGCCGCGCACACGACAGACTCCGGATCCCAAGTCCGCTTCAGAGACGACCACGCCACGCGCACGCGCCGCAGCAGAGGCCAACAAGGCCACCCCCGCCGCTTCAGAAACAGCCGCGCCGCGCACACGACAGACTCCGGATCCCAAGTCCGCTTCAGAGGCGACCACGCCACGCGCACGCGCCGCAGCAGAGGCCAACAAGGCCACCCCCGCCGCTTCAGAAACAGCCGCGCCGCGCACACGACAGACTCCGGATCCCAAGTCCGCTTCAGAGGCGACCACGCCACGCACCCGCACCGCAGCAGAGGCCAAGGCCGCTTCCGCTTCGACAGAAGCCGCCGCGTCGCGTACGCGACAGGCTCCAGAGGCCAAAGCCGTCCCCCCGGAGCGCGCCCCCGCCGCGTCCGAAGAAACGACCGTCGCCTCTTCGGATGCCCCCAAAATCGAACGCATGAGCGCTCCAGGGGTTCATCCGGATCCGCAACCCACCACCAAAGCGAGCACCGCGGCCAAAAACCGTACCGCCACCCCCCCGGCCCGACCCCCGGTCGCCGCTTCCGCCACCACGGAACCGGCCGCCGCAACCGCCGCCGAGCCTGCGGGAAACAAAGCCACCGCGGAGACCACCCCATCCAAACCGACCCCCAAAGGATCCGCCACACCGGCCAAAAGCAGCCCGGAGGGCAAAAAAGAACGGCTCGTCTTCAAGGCCGCCTCTTTCGGCAATGAAAACTATGCCAACACAGCCTTGACCCAATACCTCCAACTCGGCCTGCCCGCCTTTGTGGAACCCATCCGCTCCCAGGACAAAATCCTGCATCGCGTCCTGATCGGCCCCTTCGACGATCAGGGCCAGGCGGAAGCGGCCCGGGAACAGATCCGCAAACTGCCAAACCACACCCCCGGAGAGATCACCAAACGATGAATACCAGCATGCCGCACACCTCACCCTCCCTCGATACCAGCATCATCGCCTTTCTGGGAGGCGGGGCCATGGCCGGAGCCATGATCCAGGGATTGGCCCGGGCCGGGGTCCAGCCGGAGCGCCTGCGGGCCGCTGACCCGGTGGAAGGCCAACGCCGCACCCTGGCGGAACGCCACGGCATTCCGGTCTTCTCCAGCAACGCCGAGGCGGTCCAGGGGGCCCAGGTGGTGGTGCTGGCGGTCAAACCGGGCGTGGTGGTCGGCGTGCTGGACGCCATCGCCCCGCTGCTCGCTCCCGATACCCTGGTGCTCTCCATCGCCGCCGGGATCACCCTCCCCACCCTGGCGGACCATCTGCCCGCGGGACAACCCCTGGCCCGGGTCATGCCCAACACCCCGGCCCTGGTGGGCGCCGGCATTTCGGCTCTGCTGCCGGCGCCCACCACGCCGGCGGCCCACCGGCTGCTGGCGCGTCAGATCATGGAATCCGTGGGACTGGTGGAAGAGATCGACAACGAGGCGTTGATGGATGGGGTCACGGCGTTGTCGGGTTCCGGACCGGCCTATGTCTATCTGATCGCCGAAGCCCTGTCCGACGGTGGCGTGGCCAGCGGCCTGCCCCGTCCCCTGGCGGATCGTCTGGCGGTACGCACCCTGCTGGGCGCGGCCAAACTCATGGAAGAGACCGGCCTGCATCCCGGCGTATTGAAAAATCAGGTCACCTCCCCCGGCGGCACCACCATCGCCGGTCTGGAACCCCTGGAGAAAAATGGCGTGCGCGGCGCCCTCATGGCGGCGGTGCTGGCCGCCTGTCAACGCTCCCGGGAACTGGGCGCGCCACGAAAATCCTGAACGCTTCCACTGCAAGGAGAGTGCATCATCATGGGCATCACGGGTTCCATCGGCGCCTTGTTGAATTTTGTGCTGGAAATTTACTCCTGGCTGATCCTGGGACGGGTATTGCTTTCCTGGGTCAATCCCGACCCGTACAACCCCATCGTGCAGTTTCTGCTCCGTGCCACGGAGCCGGTGCTGGCACCGCTGCGCCGCGTGATTCCCCCCATGGCGGGACTCGATCTCTCCCCGCTGGTGGCCCTGCTGGGGGTACACGTCATCCAACGGATCGCGCTGACGGTATTTCACGGTGGAGGGGGGGGCGCCATCGCCTCACTGCTGGCGGA
Above is a genomic segment from Magnetococcales bacterium containing:
- a CDS encoding TerD family protein — protein: MSISLHKGDTFQLGEENGVPLKRITLGLGWDVAPPKKGLMRFLATNDTIDLDASCILFDQNGTIQDAVWFEQLHSLDGSIRHTGDNITGAGDGDDEQIVVDLCQVPSSIKALVFVINSFSGQNFDRIANAHCRLLDRDQDREVARYQLDSQGAHTALIMAQLYRDGAEWKMLAIGSPARGKTFHDLLPSLVQHLQ
- a CDS encoding TerC/Alx family metal homeostasis membrane protein yields the protein MEVPAIGFPVIIQMILVGVIAFYMVTDIHAHHQNRLMSLKEATFWFIFWVIGALCFAAFLWFSYDPAYAKLFLVGFVLEESLSFDNVMVFMVIFSSFNIRDQLLRRVLFYGILGALLFRLIFAAVGTALFAASPWVGMAFAAVVGWTAWKMVTAGEGDESLHDYSQHWSVRMTERFLPVYPRLHGQAMFLTGAEIEPLRHQDPSIRIPAHAKVLATPAFLCTLVILFTDILFAFDSVPAVIAVTKEPVLVWSAMIFGVMGLRAMFFILSGLMKYLVHLDKAIIGLLFYIAAKLAIEAGNTIFHWPGLHISPGQSMIVVFSILGLGVLASWIFPAPKEE
- a CDS encoding gamma carbonic anhydrase family protein yields the protein MPIYPFEGILPQIDPSAFVHPEAVVIGDVHIGPESSIWPGTIIRGDVNPIRIGAWSNIQDGSILHVTRPTPSRPNGIPLIIGDRVIIGHHVNLHACHLMDDCMIGIGAIVLDGAVVESTAMVGAGSLIPPGKRVSAGTLWIGSPAKPLRPLSPEEQDAMRATMESYRGLAKRHMASLHHT
- a CDS encoding serine/threonine protein kinase — encoded protein: MTFPQTLGRWRLLTPEGQESRRGILRGVDPENGRIVAIKTLPFHLREREERDARIARLQHEIKMAALLSHPNIVKLIDHGEEEGIPYLVLDWYPSATLRDLIAKGPRPGPVRALELLRQTLSGLEHIHASGLAHGDLKPANLLLTPDGEIRITDFGAARQLASGGVTPSPALVTGTHGYMPPEQIMGQKIDRRADLFAAGVILHELLFGRKPFTGSDTWEITRQILTAEPIQPMSGDPLLPAPLAAVLQKALAKRPRDRFQSATEFLSALQAASTG
- a CDS encoding YggS family pyridoxal phosphate-dependent enzyme, producing MHSPSATLNQIRTRIAAACGRRGRDPSQVRLVVVSKTRSADAIRQVAACDQRLFAENRVQEARDKLPQIADPRLEWHLIGPLQRNKVKAALEIFHMIHTVDSLELAEEISKRAEKIRPFPVLMQINVGREPQKSGILPEEALPLARAMAALPGITLRGVMTIPPFSPEAEETRPWFQALSRLKNEIAQAKIDGVSMDELSMGMSHDYEIAVEEGATLVRIGSAVFAPT
- a CDS encoding SPOR domain-containing protein, yielding MPDANLAAALTRFRAVVPILGACLLLTPLTALADNTLDTTLKSASEALARDALEEAEQLNGQVINDSEATRLQRANAFAGRCATRYKQGLSTRNPAMITQAISDCDRALELKSDLHPAYRIRGAALLSAGHADRAAEDLGVAVALNPEDHLSFQNRALALAKLGRGKEAMAELDAAIRLKPDHPWSYYNRGRLRIAQGDYETSIDDFIAFIRFKRDHEEVYRLRGMSRLLIGMPQQAVADFYESLRLRPTNNPDALLARGMAFFLLERFAEAEQDLAQALPLQSGHVETRLWLYLTRLRLGKRDRELLTDPSVPKDQKNWPEILIPVFLGTIPAEQGLEAARAGEDPVASRLRENLTLLLLGYKARGAGNEAEATRWLETIVASQEREAPYYQLARQALRHSPTASNTETPPASSQPVRATARGAEKPNPPPAPAQQARTPPESRAALSTPESAAPRSQPAPEAKAAPTAPDSKTASEADAPRTRPTPDPKAASETTTPRARTATEAKAASAASETAAPRTRQTPDPKSASETTTPRARAAAEANKATPAASETAAPRTRQTPDPKSASEATTPRARAAAEANKATPAASETAAPRTRQTPDPKSASEATTPRTRTAAEAKAASASTEAAASRTRQAPEAKAVPPERAPAASEETTVASSDAPKIERMSAPGVHPDPQPTTKASTAAKNRTATPPARPPVAASATTEPAAATAAEPAGNKATAETTPSKPTPKGSATPAKSSPEGKKERLVFKAASFGNENYANTALTQYLQLGLPAFVEPIRSQDKILHRVLIGPFDDQGQAEAAREQIRKLPNHTPGEITKR
- a CDS encoding pyrroline-5-carboxylate reductase, whose protein sequence is MNTSMPHTSPSLDTSIIAFLGGGAMAGAMIQGLARAGVQPERLRAADPVEGQRRTLAERHGIPVFSSNAEAVQGAQVVVLAVKPGVVVGVLDAIAPLLAPDTLVLSIAAGITLPTLADHLPAGQPLARVMPNTPALVGAGISALLPAPTTPAAHRLLARQIMESVGLVEEIDNEALMDGVTALSGSGPAYVYLIAEALSDGGVASGLPRPLADRLAVRTLLGAAKLMEETGLHPGVLKNQVTSPGGTTIAGLEPLEKNGVRGALMAAVLAACQRSRELGAPRKS